One Dermacentor silvarum isolate Dsil-2018 chromosome 10, BIME_Dsil_1.4, whole genome shotgun sequence genomic window carries:
- the LOC119465867 gene encoding NEDD8-activating enzyme E1 regulatory subunit yields MRPRSADSEKSKKYDRQLRLWGDHGQAALESSHVCLINATATGTEALKSIVLPGVGAFTIVDGHAVTAEDVGNNFFLDSASIGKPRAEAAARLLVELNPDVQGDFVEETPENLLEQNPAYFSNFSAVIATGLQEKTLLALAARLWDANVPLLVCRSYGFIGYMRLQMNEHPVIETHPDNDFDDLRLDRPFPALRAFVDSINMGELSDKEHSHTPYVVILLKALDEWRRQSGSQTLPKSSQEKQAFKALIKGWIRAKGDRGNEDEENFEEAVKAVNKSLNPTEVPHHVKQLFEEEACLNITTESRPFWILMRALKDFVESEGKGALPVRGTLPDMTSDTDRYVKLLNMYHAEAEKDVRAVHHRVQQLLATIGKPEGFITEAEVKVFCKNAHALRLVRGRSLAAEYDAKEAPVGTILTSLDSPDSEIIFYLMLRAADHFYSQYNRYPGYFEDQLETDISKLKASLCQVLEQLGSGPVAKDDYVHEMCRYGAAEIHTVAAFVGGCAAQEVIKLVTGQYVPLNNTFIFNGMTTTSESFVL; encoded by the coding sequence ATGAGGCCGAGGTCCGCCGACTCCGAGAAGAGCAAGAAGTACGACAGGCAGCTAAGACTGTGGGGCGACCATGGACAAGCAGCTCTGGAGTCCTCCCACGTATGCCTCATCAACGCCACGGCAACCGGCACCGAAGCCTTGAAGAGCATCGTACTCCCGGGTGTCGGCGCCTTCACCATCGTCGACGGCCACGCAGTGACGGCCGAAGACGTTGGCAACAACTTCTTTTTGGACAGCGCTAGTATAGGAAAACCGCGGGCGGAGGCCGCTGCCCGGCTTCTCGTAGAACTGAACCCCGACGTTCAAGGCGACTTCGTGGAAGAGACCCCCGAAAATTTGCTGGAGCAAAACCCCGCCTACTTTTCCAACTTCTCTGCCGTCATCGCGACTGGGTTGCAAGAAAAGACCCTGCTGGCTTTGGCTGCGAGGCTGTGGGACGCGAACGTGCCCCTCCTGGTGTGTCGTTCTTACGGTTTCATCGGCTACATGCGACTGCAGATGAACGAGCACCCTGTCATAGAAACGCACCCTGACAACGACTTCGACGACCTCCGCCTTGACAGGCCGTTCCCTGCTCTGCGTGCTTTTGTCGACTCGATTAACATGGGCGAACTCTCGGACAAGGAGCACAGCCACACGCCGTACGTGGTTATCCTTCTCAAAGCTCTAGACGAGTGGCGGCGACAGAGCGGGTCACAGACCCTTCCCAAAAGTAGTCAAGAAAAGCAGGCCTTCAAGGCCTTAATCAAGGGATGGATAAGGGCCAAAGGAGACCGGGGAAACGAGGACGAGGAGAACTTCGAAGAAGCAGTGAAGGCAGTCAACAAATCTCTGAACCCTACCGAGGTGCCCCATCACGTGAAACAACTTTTTGAAGAGGAAGCCTGCCTAAACATTACCACGGAAAGCAGGCCGTTCTGGATATTGATGCGTGCTCTGAAGGACTTCGTCGAGAGTGAGGGTAAAGGTGCCTTGCCTGTGCGGGGAACTCTCCCAGATATGACGTCGGACACAGACCGATACGTCAAACTGCTCAACATGTATCATGCCGAAGCAGAGAAGGACGTCAGGGCTGTTCATCACAGGGTTCAACAGCTTCTGGCCACGATTGGCAAGCCTGAAGGCTTCATCACCGAAGCCGAGGTGAAAGTCTTTTGCAAGAATGCCCATGCGCTGCGACTGGTTCGTGGTCGATCCCTGGCTGCGGAGTACGATGCCAAAGAGGCCCCAGTCGGCACCATTTTGACGAGCCTGGACTCCCCGGATAGTGAGATAATCTTCTACTTGATGCTGAGAGCTGCCGACCATTTTTACAGCCAGTACAACCGCTACCCGGGTTACTTTGAAGACCAGCTCGAGACTGACATCAGTAAGTTGAAGGCATCGCTGTGCCAAGTGCTCGAACAGTTGGGCTCCGGACCGGTAGCCAAGGACGACTATGTCCACGAAATGTGTCGGTATGGCGCCGCGGAGATTCACACTGTGGCAGCGTTTGTTGGGGGCTGTGCGGCTCAGGAAGTCATCAAACTGGTCACGGGACAGTATGTGCCGTTGAACAACACATTTATATTCAATGGCATGACTACGACGTCGGAGTCATTTGTTTTGTAG